From Pseudorasbora parva isolate DD20220531a chromosome 25, ASM2467924v1, whole genome shotgun sequence, one genomic window encodes:
- the drd4a gene encoding dopamine receptor D4a — MPANLTISSHTTNYNFPALIFGILLIIIIICGNVLVCLSVYTEKALKTTTNYFIVSLAVADLLLAVLVLPLFVYAEFQDGVWSLNMTVCDGLMTMDVMLCTASIFNLCAISIDRFIAVFVPLNYNRQHVDQRQIVLLSATWILALAVASPVMFGINNVPNRDNSECKLEDNNYVVYSSVCSFFVPCPIMLLLYCGMFRGLRNWEEARKAKLRSSMQTCRKLQEAAASLQPLSGLPPPLPPVIEKDLTDTEELDQDHYPDPDSPDPVSVLAYPVGSYNQDKNQNRQRKGTKINRRERKAMKVLPVVVGAFLFCWTPFFVVHTMRALCEECEIPGFVISIVTWLGYVNSALNPIIYTVFNTEFRKFFRKFLPTLPNCC; from the exons ATGCCAGCCAACCTCACCATCTCCAGCCACACCACGAACTATAACTTCCCAGCGCTCATATTCGGGATATTATTGATCATTATCATCATATGTGGGAATGTGCTGGTGTGTCTGAGCGTTTACACGGAGAAAGCGCTGAAAACCACAACTAACTACTTCATAGTCAGTTTGGCTGTAGCTGATTTGCTGTTGGCTGTTCTGGTATTGCCGCTGTTCGTGTATGCAGAG TTCCAGGATGGAGTCTGGTCCCTTAATATGACCGTTTGTGATGGATTGATGACCATGGACGTGATGCTTTGCACTGCCTCCATATTTAACCTCTGTGCCATCAGCATAGACAG GTTTATCGCAGTCTTCGTCCCTCTTAATTACAACCGCCAACATGTGGACCAGCGACAGATTGTCCTGCTCTCCGCCACATGGATCCTGGCCTTAGCCGTGGCCTCCCCCGTGATGTTCGGAATCAACAACGTCCCCAACCGGGACAACAGCGAATGCAAGCTGGAGGACAACAACTACGTGGTCTATTCCTCCGTCTGTTCGTTTTTCGTGCCGTGCCCCATCATGCTGTTGCTGTACTGCGGCATGTTCCGGGGCCTGAGGAATTGGGAGGAGGCGCGGAAGGCCAAGCTGAGGAGCAGCATGCAGACCTGCAGAAAGCTTCAGGAGGCCGCCGCGTCGCTTCAGCCCCTGTCTGGCTTGCCGCCCCCTCTGCCGCCTGTGATCGAAAAAGACCTCACCGACACAGAGGAGCTGGACCAGGATCACTACCCCGATCCTGACAGCCCAGATCCTGTGTCCGTGCTCGCCTACCCCGTAGGGAGCTACAATCAAGATAAAAACCAGAACCGCCAAAGGAAGGGGACGAAAATAAACCGGAGGGAGAGGAAAGCAATGAAGGTGCTTCCTGTTGTAGTAG GTGCCTTCCTGTTCTGCTGGACGCCATTCTTCGTAGTGCACACGATGAGGGCTCTTTGCGAGGAGTGTGAAATCCCGGGCTTTGTCATTAGTATCGTGACCTGGCTGGGCTACGTCAACAGCGCCCTCAACCCCATCATCTACACCGTCTTCAACACAGAGTTCAGGAAGTTCTTCCGGAAGTTCCTGCCGACTCTGCCCAACTGCTGCTAG